The Oxyura jamaicensis isolate SHBP4307 breed ruddy duck unplaced genomic scaffold, BPBGC_Ojam_1.0 oxyUn_random_OJ70996, whole genome shotgun sequence DNA window CTCGGCCACCTCCCGTCTGTTCCTTATTTCCAGGCATTTCCTTTCCCCCGTCCCACTTTGTTCGGCTTGGATGCTGCTGAAAGGGAGGGCTTGGCAGCGCCGGGATCTGGATTCCTCTTTCTATGAATAATGCCCTTATTAAATTTTAACATATTAAACAAACAGACCAGCCCCAGTTCCCGACGCTCTCCTTTGCGGGGCTGTTCCCAGGCTCGGCTGGAGAGGTAGCATTCCCGAGCACTTAGGCAGCCTGCGCCTCTGCACggccctgccccgtgccctgcTCTGGAGCCAGGATGCTCCCGAGGTTCCCAGGCTCCCCTCGCCCCTTCCAGGCCCCGCTCGCGACGTTTCTGCTCCGCGAGGGTGAATCCCCACAGCACCCGGCAGCTGCCCCCCGTGCCCGGCTCTCCCCGGCCTGGCTGTGGCACGGCGCGCTGCGAAGCAcgctggggatggggaggttTCGAGACAAAATGGAGCTCTGGAGCTTCAGAGCTGCCGCTTGAGCCGGTGTCCCTGGAACAGCGGATGCCCCGCAGCTGCTCcgggagcagggctgagcctcCTGTCACGCTCGTGTCACACTCATGTCGGGATCATCTTTCCGGAGCACTGGTGACTTACCCTGCCCTTCCCGGGTGCCGGCTCAGGCCGTGACTCAGCAGCTGAGTCACGCACCGTCTGTCTCGCCGTCCCGGCTGTCTCGGCAGTCCCAGGGAGGGCGAAGCTGGGGCCAGGCACCAGTTGCTTGCCCAGTGCCCCAGCAggtgcctgccctgctggcacTCGCAGCCCgccctgcccaggcagccccttcccagtGCCACCCCTGGTGTTGGCACCCcctggctcccagccccagTCTCTTCCCGGCTGCTGTGGATGGGTTTAGTCTTGTCTGAccccagctgggagcagttCTGGGTGCTGGCGAGCAGGGTTTGATCCCGGCAGGAACTCGccagccctctcctcccacGCAGCAGGAGCCTGGTCCCTGCAGCCTGTGATCCCTGCCCTTTTGGCTCGCGTCTCATCTTCCCTCTGGAGCTGGGAGGCTCgcagccagctccctccccgGGGGGAGCCGGCTTgggcctgggagctgctgctgcttcccctgccaggtctcctctgctgcctgtggcacTGGTGGCAGCCCCACGGAAACACGGCCTGCTGGGCACAGGCAGAGAGCAGATGGGGGAGGCTGCCCCCCCCACACGCTGGGCTCTCCACTGAGCCCCCCGTGCACGCCCGTGTGCCCCCATCTGTCTGTGCCGCCCCAGGCCCTGCCCTTGCTCGTGCCCTGGCAGCCGGCTGTGAGGCACCGCCTGTGGTTTGGAGCGGGAccggagcagctggagctgggagctgtgtTTCCAGGCGGCACCGTGGTGAGAGCGGGAtgtggctctgctgctggtcaCAGGGTGCCAGAGGGGCTGGGACTCACGTCACcgcagctggagacctgtgcAGCTTGGGACAAGTGACCCAGCCTCTCCACGCTCTCGCTTCCTGGCCCGGGAGTCGGGCAGCAGTTTTCTGTGGGGCTCAAGGGCTCGGCGGGTCCGTGGGTGCGGAGCTGCCCCGTGTGCTGTGccctctctgcctgctggggttTGCTCTGCCCGTGCTGCTTCCTGAGCAGCGTGGAGGTGCAGAGGGCGAGGGAGGTGATGCTCGGGCTGCGGCTTTGGCTCCGTGCGGCAGTGATGGCCCTGGGGAGGCGTGTGAGGCAGTGCCGAGGGTGACAGGACAGCCAGAGAGCGGGTGCTTGGCCTGCTACCTGGGTCGGGAGCCCCCTGGATCCCCCTGGCAGCGCCGTGCTGACCCTGGCTGTCCCAGGGCTCGGTGCCTCGGCATGGGGCGCAGCAatgggggcaggaagggggtGAGGACTGTTGGTGGCCAGGCAGGGACCAGGGTGAGGAGGAGGTCTGGGGGGCAGAGGTGGGACCGGTCCTCGCTGATGGGCCCCGCGGGCCCTGCTGAGCTGTGGCCGGGCAGGAGGCCGCCAGCCCCGGTGCCGCCCCGCTGCGCTCGCGCGGCCGCGAGCTCCCACCGCCGGTCCCAGCCCTTCCCGTGCAGCTgcggcagcggggccgtggGCTGACGGCTCGGGGCCGCCGCTGATTGGGCCCCGTCCCGCTCCCGTCAGAGCCGGGATGACGCAGGCCGCGATCGGGAGCGCTGCGCTCGCTGCGGCAGCCGCGCAGGCCGGCGGGCGAGGGGGGCCTGGCGCGGGCGCTTCCTCctgcccgcggggccggggcgcggggctggtgctggggctccccgcgggtgctggggctgagcccaggCGCTCCCCGCTGGGAGCAAGAggagcccggcccagccccagccgccGTCGCCCTGCCCGAGCTGCTCCGCGTCCCCCGGCCTCTCCGTGCTCAAAGCTGCCCTGGCCGTGTGCTCGGGCTGCGGTGCCCCGCTCTGCGCCCTGGGCTCGGGCAGGTGCCCGGGGCTGGCCCCAGCCCGTGCTGGCGGGGCTGGGGTGGaggagctgctccctggggacgtTGCGCTGCGTTCTGGCTCTGCTGGTGCCGTGCAGGCTGCAGTGACCCCGGGGCTGCGCtcgcagcggggccgggcaggcagcgggcagggctggcactggCAGGAGGCCCCTCGGCTCCGctcgctgccagcagccccggaGAAGGGAGCTTTGTTCCCCGGCCATTCAGCCGGGAGCGCTTCCCGTGCTCTGCGGGCACCCACGCTGCCCAGGCGGCCGCGGGCGGGGGCCATGTGGTGGGTTTGGGGCAGGATGTCCCAGGAAGGGGCTGCTGCTCGCAGTGCCCCTGGCTGGGAGGGGAGCTCTGGGGGCTGAGGCACCTCGTGCTGTCCCTGAGCCCCTGGGGCAAGCGCAGGGGGACCTCCGGAGCTGGGGAGGCGAGGGGAGGATTcacccctgctgcagggcagcacccgCGCACACTTCCAAGATGTTTCTTCCTTCCCGCAGGAGCCCAGGGCTGCCgcatctccctgcagcaccttgGGGACATGTCTGCACCGGGTGCCTGTGGTGGCTCCAGCTGCAACTTGTCCTCCTGCTCATCCCAGGTGGCCTCAGCCCTCGCAGGGAGCTGCGGCCCAGGTCCTGGGGCcgacagggagcagaggggcgGCCGAGATGGGCAGCAAGCCGTAGCCTGGCACGGTGTTCAGGGCGTTTTGTGGTGACGGGTGACACCCTTTGCCTCCCGCTCCACTCCTGGAGCTGCCCCTCAGCCGTGGCCTGTCCCAGCTGGTCGCGTGCTCGTCCCCCAGCCGGAGGGGGTGGGACGTGTCCCAGTGCGGGGCCGTTCCTTGTTGTACAGGGACTGTGTGCTGAGGGGTGCCCGCGCCTTTacagcccccctgctccaggCCCTGGGCCCTGTCCAGCCCACGCTGGTCAAGGTGGAAAGCTGCCACGTCCTGGCGAACACCCACCGAGCTCCTGGTGGCACGTTTTAGGGTGTCTGTGGCACAGCTGAGGAGATGGCAtcagctgccagcctgggggAAGCTGCTCAGGGGAGGCACGGGGCCGGCGTGCTTGGTGCAGGCGCTGTGCACCCACACTCCATCGCAGGGGGCTTTGGCATCGCTCGTGGCAAGCAGGTGCCGTGTGCCCGCAAGCAGCACAAGTGCTCCCCAGCCCACACGCCGCGGTGCTGGCCCTGCCCGTGTCCCACCAGGACCTTCCTCAGCCCAGGAGTGAAgccccctcctctgcctccccagcGCCCGCTCCCGGGGTGGTGCTGTGGGGGCAGCGCTGCTGGGGCCGTGCTGCGTCAGCGCAGCGGGGTCATGGCAGGCACTTGGATCCCGGCCCCGCATCCCCCGAGCCAGCGGGCACGGGGGGGGGACCACAAAGCCCCGCGctgcgggcaggggctggggtgcTCCCGAGGCACGGCTGCGGGCACAGAGGTGCTTAGGGGGCAGCTTTtgtgcagggtgctgagctAAGGGCAAACATGGTAATTTCTGCCCAGAGGGCGGCGAGGGGACGCGCTGCCCCGGGGGCACGGGGTCTGCAGAGGGAGGTGTCTGAGCCTtgcagccgggctgggggccTGTGCCTGGGATCTGCAGGAGCCTCCGGCTGGGTTCTGCCGCAGGGTGAGGCAGCCGTGGCGGAGCCTTGGCCTCCACGGGATCCAGCCTTTGAGGAGACCCGCGGAGGCCCAGGTGCCGCTCCCCAGGGGTCGTGTGGCACCCTCCTCCTGCCCGGGGACCTCAGCTGCGCCTCCCCTCCCGGGCTTCCCCCCGCTGCCTCCCTTcgtccctgctctgctctggttcCTGGCCTGCCGAGCAGCTTGGCTGCGCCGCTGGGGTCTTGGCGGGGAAAGCACAGCGCAGCCGTCCCCTCCACAAAGCCGCACTGTTCAGAACAAATCCGCCTAGAATTGGGCTGCATTTTTGTCAAGTGATTCATCAGCACGTGAATGGAAACGGCTGGAGCCCACTGAACCAGTAACCGTCCCCCACGCCTGCAGCCACGGGCAGGAGGCGGCTCCGGCTCGCGGGGCTGCCGGCACCGGCGTTACACCGCAGGCGCACCGAGCGGGGCTGTGGGCCTGGCGCTCAGGGACACAGAGCCTGGGCTGTCCCCACAGGGCCCAGGGGCCGAACCCTGCCAAGCAGAGCTCCTccggccggggccggggacctgggctggggctggggtctgcGCCCAGGGGTTTGTCCCTGCTGCAGCGAGGATCAGGCTGGGGCTTTCAGCACGGCCGCGGGCTCTCGGTGCCCTGCCTcggccaggggctgctgccctgggcagtctcttccctgtccccgtcccatGCTGGTGGCCGCCTTCTCCTTTCCAGAGTAAACTGAGTCAGCGCTTACTGTGCCAGCGCTGACCTTGAGTCTAAATAGCTCGTCTGCGTGCCCGCCTGGCCCTGCTGTATTTATAGAGCGCGATCAGATCCCctctctgtgctgtgccaggCTCAAGAAGGCAACctccagggcagggggctggcagcggcCCCATGCACgtccccaggctgcccagctccGCCGCGTCCCCCAGCACCTTTCTGTGGGGACGTGACCCATGTGCCCCAGCTCGGctggagcccccccccggccgaCGCAGCTCCCCATTTCTGACCCCAGGGACACGCGTGCGGGGGCTGCCCTGGTACTGTGGTACCCCCAGAGACAGGGGTTGGCCCCTCGGGGACCCCACGGCACAGCAGGGAGCCCTGCCCTCTGtcagcccccctccccagctgtgaGGGTGCCCTGTGAGCCCCCCACGGGATGGGGCAGAAGGGACCTCGTTGTCCCCACCAGGGGGGTCCCGGTGGCTCTGGAGGGAGCCAGGCAGGGCGCGGGGCCACAGCTCTCGGCGCAGGGAGCTGGGATCGGctgagagctgtgctgtgggtCCCAAGCAGCTGCCCCATCCCGAGCTGTGATGAGGGTGAGCTGGCTGCCTGCCCGCCAGGAAGGTCCCTGCCACGTGCTGGGCGCTCACGTGTGGTTCCCGTgtccctgggctgtgctggcgGGGTGACCCCGGGGACCTTTCCGCAGCAGAGCTGTCCCCGCATCgctctcctgcccctgctcacCTGGGCTCCGGGCACTGCGGCCTCGCCGGCTCGGGGGCACCCGGCCTTGTCCCTTGGCACGGAGTGAGGGGCTGGGGTGAGGCACAGCACTCAGGGCCTGGTGCGTGTCCCCGGCCGTGCCCgtgcctgtcctgctgctggcagcacccctGCAAGTGGTGGGGGGGCAGTGCCTGCGCGGGGTGCAGCGGGACGCTCCTGTCCCCTGCAAGCAGGGCACggcccctgggtgctgccctgCGGGGAGCCGCATTTTGCACAGGTCTTGTAGGGAAAGGGGGGCCCAAAAGTAGGGGTCaggggcagcaggctggggcgCAGCCCAGTGCAGAGAGCCGGTGCCTTTGCCCAGGCTGCCCGGGGGTCAGCTCACCCATCCCCGTGCCTGGCTGCATTTTTCCACTGCCCCGGCCTTCAGCATCCCCGTGCAGCCGGGTTattgctgcaggctgccagggcAGGAAGCAGCCCGGGGCGGATGCGGTTTCGGTGCCTGCATGACGTGGAGGCTCCGCGCGCCAGTAGCCGACAtctggcagggagctggcagccgAGCATCGCCCCGCTGTGACCGGGGCACCCCCGGAGCTGGACAGGGACACGGTGCTGCCACTGCACGGTGCGGGGGCAGCCTGGCCCCGGGCAGGGACGGACCCCGCGCCCCCACTGTTGGGTGCAGGGGGGCAGGGAGCTCCCCGATCCCTGCTGCCCAACCTTTTTGTGTCCCCCCCGGTGAGGGTGCTGCCGCAGCGCTGCCCATCGCTGTGCTGCGTGTGCCAGCGCCGTCCCTTTGGGCACCACGCGTGACAGCAGCTCCACGGGCAGCCGGGTGGGTGCGTGGTCTGGTGTCCCGGTGGGACGGGGGAGAGGCGGGTCTGTCCCACACCGGGCAGCGGCACCGGGAGCTCTGCGCTGCCCCCGGCACGGGCAGGGACACGGCAGCACCTCCCGTCCCTGGCCACccctgctgagctctgcccccTCTGTTGCAGTGATCCGAGCAAAGGCCGTCTCTGCGAAGGAGGTGGATTCGGGGAATGACATATACGGGAACCCCATCAAGCGGATCCAGTACGAAGTCAAGCAGATCAAGGTACGGGGCACGGTGCCtggggcgggccgggccgggcagcgggGGGCCGCTCACACCTGCACTCTGTCCCCAGATGTTTAAGGGCCCCGACAAGGACATCGAGTTCATTTACACGGCGCCGTCCACAGCGGTGTGCGGCCAGCCGCTGGACACGGGAGGGAAGAAGGAGTACCTCATCGCAGGTAGGCGGTGGGCAGCCAGCGCGGGCACCCGGTGCCTGCCGCGGGGTCTCGGGGCGCCGTCGGGGACGGTCTGAGCGGCTCTGTGTCCCCAGGCAAGTCAGAGGGCAACGGCAAGATGCACATCACGCTGTGCGACTTGGTGGCCACCTGGGACTCGCTGAGCCCGACCCAGAAGAAGAGCCTCAACCAGCGGTACCAGATGGGCTGCGAGTGCAAGGTGAGCGCCCGCGGCCGGCGCGTGGCGGGGCCGGGAGCACCCCGGGGTTGGGTGGGTGGGCGACACGGAGCGGCCCCCTGTCCCGGGGCGGGTGGTGACGGTCTCTGCTGTGCACAGATCTCGCGCTGCCTCTCCATCCCGTGCTTCGTCTCCTCCTCGGACGAGTGTCTCTGGACAGACTGGGCGATGGAGAAGATCGTGGGCGGGCGGCAGGCGAAGCACTACGCTTGCATCAAGAGGAGCGACGGCTCGTGCGCCTGGTACCGCGGCATGGCCCCCCCCAAGCAAGAGTTTCTCGACATCGAGGACCCCTAAGCCAAACGAGCGCATTCCAGTAGCCAGTAGAAAAAAACCTGCGAGATGTTAGACTGGTCCACGCTGATATCAAGTCCTGGAGACAGCATGAAAATCCGCGCGGCCCCGCGGGTCCCCAGGGTGCGGCGCCTGCCACGCGCGTGCACGAGGCAGGCTCGGGGCCCGCCGCGCCGCACACAGCTGTGTCCTTGCCCGGTTCCTCGCCCCCTGCGGGGTGAGTGGGGCCGGGGGCTTCCTCCCCGCCGGGGCCGCGTCCCCTCCTGGCCGTGCTCAGCCCTTGTGCCCCTGAGAGCTGCGAAGGAAGCGAACGCCCGCGAGCGGCGGGAGCCGTCCCCAGTCTGCGTAGCCGGTCTACCAGGGGCCCCGCCGCGGGACGGAGCCGCCCCCACGCCTCTCTCCAGATCCCGTCCCCACACCCGTCCCTCTCCCTGGGGTGCcagaaggctgcagcagggcacccACGGGCTCGCACGGCACCAGCAGCTCCCGCGCAGGCGTCCCACCCACAAAAGCCACGGGGGGAGGGCATTGGTGTGGCCGGGGTGCCCCTTCcccacg harbors:
- the LOC118159559 gene encoding metalloproteinase inhibitor 2 encodes the protein MSQEGAAARTSPCSRVSAPSVAVIRAKAVSAKEVDSGNDIYGNPIKRIQYEVKQIKMFKGPDKDIEFIYTAPSTAVCGQPLDTGGKKEYLIAGKSEGNGKMHITLCDLVATWDSLSPTQKKSLNQRYQMGCECKISRCLSIPCFVSSSDECLWTDWAMEKIVGGRQAKHYACIKRSDGSCAWYRGMAPPKQEFLDIEDP